The nucleotide sequence GAGCGATTACATAGAGCCTAGATTGCGCCGAGATTTTGGTGGCATCATCACGGCTTTTTTCAATTTCATGAAGGCCAACATCAAAGGGCTGATCAATGTATTTATTGGCTACAACGGGATTTTCTTCATCCTGTTTTTAATAAGCGTGTATTTCCTGGTAACAGGAATAGTAGAGTACATGGTCATGGAAAGCGGTGTCATTCTAGGTAATAACTATGGCAATACAGATCAAGCTTCAATTATTATCGGGCTCTCCATCATGTTCTTGATTTTCCTGATTGCGCTGGCCAGCATTTTCAATTACGCCATATCAAGCAGCTATCTATCCTTATACGAAACCGAAAAAACGAACAACTTGCCCAAAAAACTAGTATGGAGCAAAGCCAAAAGAGTTTTTTGGGGCGTTCTGCTACTAGCGCTGTGCGCCGTAGTTCTGTATTTTATCTATTTCATTGCACAAATTGTTCTCGCCTTTATACCGGTCCTGGGAACGATTATTTCCCTAATCATTGGACTGGGATTCAACGCTTGGATCAGTCTCTCCATCTTTAGTTATGTGCACAATGAAGAGCATAATGTTTTTGACGCTTTTGGCGAGGCGTGGCAATTGCTTTTCAGTGGTTTTTGGAGAACCGTAGGCGTCAATTTCGTTTTGGGTTTTTTGGTCCAGATCTGTCTGTTTGCTTTGCAAATAGGTCCAGCCATCATCGTTGGGATCATCACGTTTCACGCGATTGACAATGGCGAGGCCTTTGCTGACAGCACGTTAAGTCATATTTTGATCATTTTGATCGTGACTTTATTCTGCATCATGATCATGTTCATGCAGCTTATCTCACAGGTCATCAACGCCTTTCTATACTTCAATCTGCACGAGTTTAAACACAACATCTATTTGCGTTCACGCATTGAAAACATTGGAGCACAGGTATGAAGCTGAAACTCTGTTTTATATTTATGCTGGTGTTCGCTTTCGCGAAAGCTCAAAACCTTCAAGATCTCGTTCCTGAAATTGAACAGCGACCGCGACAAATCACAGACACACTCGGTCGTGATTACGATGACCGTGTGATTGAGGTCAACGAGTTTCCAGAAAATCTAAACGAAAAATATTCGGGATCAGAGTTCGATTATGAGGACACCACTCAAGAAGCCGACAATTTTTTAACTGATTTCTTTGACTGGTTCTTCAAGAAGCTGGGCAGTTGGTTTGGTATCGACATCAGTCCATTCTGGGCTATCGTCATCAAATGGACCGTGTATGCCATTTTTGGAGGTATTGCCATCTATCTGCTCGTGCGACTCTTGACGGGCGAGAAAGCCTCTGGAATCAGAGCACGTGGCGGCGAGACCAGAAATCAAATCAAGATTGAGGAAACCCACATTAAAGAACTGGACCTCAATAAATTCATAAACGAGGCCATCGCAAACGGCAATTATCGCAATGCCATAAGGTATTTATATCTTAACTCACTCAAGAAGCTTAGTGCTGCTGGCAAGATTGACTGGGATTTCCAGAAAACCAATGGTGACTACTATCGGGAGATCAAGGATGCCGCGTTAAAGGATCAGTTCCAGAAGGTTTCTTATTTGTACGACTACGTTTGGTATGGAGAATTTGCCATTGATGAGTTCGCTTTCGCGAAAGCGAAACAACAATTTGAACTTCTCAACAAAAAAGCCGCCTGATGGATAAGCGATCAAAAATCATATTATTCGTACTGGGTGCCATTCTCGTGGGCCTTTTTGTGGTTGAGAGCAGCCGTCCCAAACCGGTCAACTGGCGACCCAGCTACACCAGCGGTGATAAGATCCCGTTGGGTGCGTTTGTTTTGTACGACAATCTTGATGAGATATTTGAAGGAGCACAGGTACAAAGTGTTGATCAGGTGCCTCTGGATTTCTTGCGTGAGCATGAAGATGATACTGGTGCGACCTACATCTTTTTGAACAACTACTTGGAGTTTGACGCCACTGAAACTGATTATCTCCTGGACTTTGTGGCGCGTGGCAATAAGGTGTTTATTTCCAGTTCCAGCGCTTATGGTTCTTTGGCAGACACCTTAGGACTAGAGACCAGTTCCAGCAGTTATTATATGGATACCAGTAACGACACCATAAGAACACGATTGACAAATAAGGCTTTTAAGGATCGCAGTTATGTGTATCATCGTGAAGGCAGCTATCGCTATTTTGAACGTTATGATACGTTGCGTACTAAGGTGTTGGGCGAGGTTCTTGCTTTTAACCCAGAAGGTAATTATCTGGAATCGATGTTTGAAAACGAGAATGACGACGAAGATCTGGACAACATCATAGATAAAGATCCGGATAGTTTCAAGGCCATGAAGGCGATGGAGATTAAAACCAGAAAAACACCTCAAGTGAATTTTGTCGAAGTCACGGTAGGCGATGGTGCCATTTATTATAACTTGAGTCCTGTTGCCTACAGTAATTATTATATGCTTAATGGCAAGCAGCAATATGTTGCAGAATCTTTGTCCTATCTCAAAAATGACAAGATTTACTTTGATGATTATGGGAAGTCGGGCAGGCGAGTGGTCACGTCTCCGTTGCGATTCATTTTATCTCAAGCCTCACTGAGATGGGCCTATTATCTGGCTATTGCTGGAATTTTGCTCTATATGGTTTTTGTAAGTAAACGCGAGCAGCGCATCGTTCCTGTGATCAAGCCGCTTGAAAATGCTACGGTAGAATTTACCAAGACCATAGGTAATCTATACTATCAAAGTGGTGACTACACCAGTATTGTGGACAAGAAGATCACATTCTTTTTAGAACGCGTGCGCAGTAATTACTACATGAATACTGAAAAGCTGGATGGGGCTTTTATTAAAAGGTTATCGGCAAAAGCGGCGAGACCGTTAAACCAGACGCAAGAGCTTATCCAATACATCAATACACTTAGGGCAAAACCTTTGCACAATCAATACGAACTGAAACAACTTAACAAACTCATTGACGCGTTTTTTAAAGACACTAAATAATGGAAGAGAATAACAACCCAACACCAGAAGATCACAACCAGAATCTTCCAGAGCCAGCGCAAAAGCAGCATGTGCACCAGCCAGAAAGTGAAGTCTCACCAGAATCAGCTGCTGTGCAAACACCTGCTACAGATAATATCAATAGCGACGATCTAAAGTTTAGCAGTCGTGTTGACCTCACAGAATTATCCAGCGCTGTAGTCAAGATTAAAGAAGAGCTGCGCAAGGTGATTATAGGTCAAGAAGAAATGATCGATTTGTTGATCGTCTCCATACTTGCAAACGGTCACTCGCTTATTGAAGGAGTTCCTGGTGTTGCCAAGACGGTAACTGCAAAGCTACTGGCCAAAACCATGCAGGTAGGATTCTCAAGAATTCAATTCACTCCAGATTTGATGCCTAGTGATATTTTGGGAACCTCGGTTTTTTCCATGAAAAACAACGAATTTGAGTTTAAGCAAGGTCCTATATTCTCTAATATCATTTTGATCGACGAGATCAACCGTGCTCCAGCTAAAACCCAAGCCGCACTGTTTGAAGCGATGGCAGAGCGACAGGTCACCATTGATGGTAAGGAATATGTGATGGAGAAACCGTTTTTGGTTTTTGCCACTCAAAACCCAGTGGAACAGGAAGGAACTTATAGATTGCCCGAAGCGCAGCTGGATCGATTCCTTTTCAAGATCAACGTATCGTACCCTAATCTGGAAGAGGAAATCAAAATATTGGAAGGCAACCATAACCGCAAAAACTCAGATCCAGAATCCATGATTGAAGGCATCATGAGTGCTGCACAAATTGTACAGCATCAGGAAACGGTAAAAGGTATTGTGGTTGAGGACAATTTGATCAAGTACATTGCAGAGATCGTATTAAACACGCGTAACAACGCCAATCTTTACCTAGGAGCTTCTCCTAGAGCTTCTATTGCCATCATGAATGGCTCTAAAGCGTATGCAGCCATTATGGGACGTGATTTTGTAACTCCAGACGATGTGAAATATATCGCCAAGGCGGTAATGAGACACCGCATCATTCTTACTCCAGAACGTGAAATGGAAGGATTCACGGCAGATCGAGCCGTTGCTCAAATTTTAGAAACCATCGAGATACCACGATAGTGAAGAAAATCTATAAAGCCCTATTCCTAAGCAAACGATTTTTCCAAGTATTACTTGGTTTGATTGTGCTATTCATTGTGTCGTTCTTCTTTGAACGACTCATTGACTATCTGGTCATAGGTTTTTTTATATTAATCGGTCTTCTTGTAGTTGACCTGATACTGATTTACGGCAAGAGTAAAGGCATTAAAGCCAGCAGGATTTTACCAGACAAGTTCTCAAATGGTGATGAGAATCCAGTTGAGATAAAGGCCCAAAACCAATATGGTTTTAAGACGTATCTGCGCATTATTGATGAATTGCCCATTCAATTTCAAAAGCGAGATTTTAAAATTGAAACAGAACTCAAGTCTGGAGCCATGCAAACTATGATGTACACGGCTAGACCTACAGAGCGTGGTGAGTTTCATTTTGGATCCCTAAATGTCTTTGTAAAGTCTGGAATAGGTTTGACCTGGCGCAAGTACATTTTTGACCATGATGCCATGGTTCCCAATTATCCATCCTTTTTGCAAATGCGCAAATACGAGTTAATGGCGTTCACCAACAAGCTCAAGGATTATGGAATGAAGAAGATACGTCGCATAGGCCACACCATGGAGTTTGAACAAATCAAGGACTACATACTGGGTGATGATGTGCGTAATATCAACTGGAAGGCGACGGCTAAGCGCAACCAATTGATGATCAATCAATTTCAAGATGAGAAGTCGCAACCTGTGTATAGTGTGATTGATAAAGGTAGGGTGATGAAGATGCCTTTTGAAGAATTGAAGTTGGTCGACTATGCGATTAATGCGACTCTGGTGATTTCTAACATTGCTCTTAAAAAAGGTGATAAGGCTGGAATGTTCAGTTTTTCCAGTAGGGTTGATAATCAGGTGATGGCGCAGAAGAGATCTTCACAAATGAATTTGATTTTAGAGACCTTGTATAACTTGGATACCGACTTTCGCGAAAGCGATTTCTCACGTCTCTACATTGACATCAAGCGAAAAATTACACAGCGTAGTTTATTATTGCTCTACACCAATTTTGAAACGCTAGACGCGCTACACCGCCAATTACCCTATTTGCAGGCGATTGCAAAGAACCACTTGCTTGTGGTGATCTTTTTTGAAAACACAGAACTGTCCAGCATGTTGAAGGAAAAAGCGGAAACGACCCAAGAGATTTTTACTAAAACGATCGCAGAGAAGTTTGCTTACGAAAAAAAGCTCATCGTTAATGAGCTTAATAAATTTGGGATTCAAACGATATTGACAAAGCCTCAAGAGCTTACCGTCAATACCATCAATAAATATCTAGAAATTAAGGCTAGAGGATTGTTGTAGTAATGTTACCTATGACAATTCCATATTAAGGGCCTTGCGAGTAGAGGTTATCTCTTCGTACAAAGCTTTTGCTTTATCGTGAATTCTAGCAGCGCGTTCACGGTCCTTTAGAGAGATTTCAAACGACTTGCGCATTAGGTTGCAATATCTTTTCTCTTTAAGGTTAAGTGTCTTTTCTGCTTGCTCTATTTCAAT is from Nonlabens sp. YIK11 and encodes:
- a CDS encoding DUF4350 domain-containing protein translates to MDKRSKIILFVLGAILVGLFVVESSRPKPVNWRPSYTSGDKIPLGAFVLYDNLDEIFEGAQVQSVDQVPLDFLREHEDDTGATYIFLNNYLEFDATETDYLLDFVARGNKVFISSSSAYGSLADTLGLETSSSSYYMDTSNDTIRTRLTNKAFKDRSYVYHREGSYRYFERYDTLRTKVLGEVLAFNPEGNYLESMFENENDDEDLDNIIDKDPDSFKAMKAMEIKTRKTPQVNFVEVTVGDGAIYYNLSPVAYSNYYMLNGKQQYVAESLSYLKNDKIYFDDYGKSGRRVVTSPLRFILSQASLRWAYYLAIAGILLYMVFVSKREQRIVPVIKPLENATVEFTKTIGNLYYQSGDYTSIVDKKITFFLERVRSNYYMNTEKLDGAFIKRLSAKAARPLNQTQELIQYINTLRAKPLHNQYELKQLNKLIDAFFKDTK
- a CDS encoding AAA family ATPase, with the translated sequence MEENNNPTPEDHNQNLPEPAQKQHVHQPESEVSPESAAVQTPATDNINSDDLKFSSRVDLTELSSAVVKIKEELRKVIIGQEEMIDLLIVSILANGHSLIEGVPGVAKTVTAKLLAKTMQVGFSRIQFTPDLMPSDILGTSVFSMKNNEFEFKQGPIFSNIILIDEINRAPAKTQAALFEAMAERQVTIDGKEYVMEKPFLVFATQNPVEQEGTYRLPEAQLDRFLFKINVSYPNLEEEIKILEGNHNRKNSDPESMIEGIMSAAQIVQHQETVKGIVVEDNLIKYIAEIVLNTRNNANLYLGASPRASIAIMNGSKAYAAIMGRDFVTPDDVKYIAKAVMRHRIILTPEREMEGFTADRAVAQILETIEIPR
- a CDS encoding DUF58 domain-containing protein, whose protein sequence is MKKIYKALFLSKRFFQVLLGLIVLFIVSFFFERLIDYLVIGFFILIGLLVVDLILIYGKSKGIKASRILPDKFSNGDENPVEIKAQNQYGFKTYLRIIDELPIQFQKRDFKIETELKSGAMQTMMYTARPTERGEFHFGSLNVFVKSGIGLTWRKYIFDHDAMVPNYPSFLQMRKYELMAFTNKLKDYGMKKIRRIGHTMEFEQIKDYILGDDVRNINWKATAKRNQLMINQFQDEKSQPVYSVIDKGRVMKMPFEELKLVDYAINATLVISNIALKKGDKAGMFSFSSRVDNQVMAQKRSSQMNLILETLYNLDTDFRESDFSRLYIDIKRKITQRSLLLLYTNFETLDALHRQLPYLQAIAKNHLLVVIFFENTELSSMLKEKAETTQEIFTKTIAEKFAYEKKLIVNELNKFGIQTILTKPQELTVNTINKYLEIKARGLL